DNA sequence from the Pedobacter schmidteae genome:
TGATAACAATAGTTTCGGATAAATTGTTCATACAGGCAAAATCACCGCGGTAACACGGTACATTGCCATATACCGAACAGGGCCTGCAGTAAAGATCGCTTTGTACCGCATCTTGTATGGATTGCCCGTAACCTAAGAAACCTGCATAAGGATGTGTAGCTCCCCAAACCGAAACCACTGGTATGTTCATTAATGAGGCCAGGTGCATGCCTGATGAGTCCATACTCAGCATCACATCCAGATTAGAGATGAGTTTCAGCTCATCCTCCAGTTTTATTTTTTTAACAACAGACAAAATGTTGCTGTGTTTCTTTTCCCATTTGGCTGCTATGATTTCTTCTTCGGACGAACCTCCAAAAATAAAAAGCCGATGACCTTGATTGGCCAGTGCCAATAATACGGTTTCCATTTTTTCAAGTGGATATACTTTTTGCTGATGCTGTGCAAAAGGACTTACACCAATCCACTTTTTTGTTTTTGGTAAAGGGGCAAACGGAAAGTTTTCTTTTGGAAGTGCTGCCGGATGAGGAGCTGCCAAAGTATTTTTGAGTTGAAAGGGGAAGTCTAGTTCCTTAAAAACGTTGGCATAACGGATTACGGTAAGGCTAAGCTGTTGTAATTGTTTATCTTCTTTGCGCGTTAATGCTGCTTTTTCTTTCCTGCCTTTGTTCAATACCGCAATTTTTATTCCGGTAATCAGGAAAAGAAAACGAATGATTCTACTTCTCAGGTTATTGTGCAGGTCGGCCACGGCGGTCACCTGCTGTTTACGCAGAGCCCAGAAAAGCTTAATCAAGCCCCAAAAGCCTTTGTGTTTTCCCTTTGGTTCAAAAGGAAAAAAGCTAAGGCTGGGTATATCGCTAAAAAAAGGTTTGAACAGGGTGCGACTGACCACCAGTAATTCTGTATCCGGATACTGCTGTATAAATTCTTTCAATACCGGAGCCGTCATAGCAACATCGCCCATTGCCGAGAAACGAATGACCAATATTTTATTTATACGGGTCATTCATTATTTGTGTTGTAAAGGACAGGATTAAGGCTTGGGTCGTTGTACATTTTCATCTGTTTGTACACCTTCATGTATTTGTCACCATTTTCAATGTCCTGAATCAGTTCGTCTAAGCTGTTGGAAAGATCGGCTTGCTGGTTTAACAGGATATTCAGTTTTTGGGTGCAAAGATTTTTATGTTCTTCGCTGGCATCGTTGCGTAAAGTTTCTTCCCGCATGTGGTAAACTTTTAACGCAAGGATAGACAGGCGGTCTACCACCCAGGCTGGACTTTCAGAATTGATTTTTGCTGTAGGTTTGGCTTCCACCGTTTTATATTCTTCCAAAAAATAACTGTCGATATATTCCACCACGTCGGTACGTTCCTGGTTGGAGGCATCTATACGTCTTTTCCATTGTAATCCTTCAACGGGGTCAATATCAGGGTTGCGTACCACATCTTCCATATGCCATTGTACCGTATCAATCCAGCATTTTAAATAAAGCAAGTGCTCTATAGAACTGATGCGATAAGGATTTTGAATGGGTTGATCTATATTATTATGGATGTGGTAATCATTAATCGCCTCTCCGAATATTTTGTTGCAAAGTTTACTAATCATAGCTCAAAGGTAAGGATAACTATTTTTTATTACCGAAGTATTGAGAGATATCGTGCAGCGAGAAGCTGTTTAAGCACTGTTTTGCTGTTAGCCCGCCCTTTCTGCCAATCAATACACCGTAATGCATGTCGTGAAACCCTTCTTTCCGGTGTGCATCCGGGTTAATAGAAAGCAATACCCCTTTTTCGAGGGCATAACGGTGCCAGCGCCAATCCAGATCCAGCCGCAACGGGTTGGCATTGATTTCTATCACCACCTGGTTGGCTGCACAAGCATCTATAACTTTTTTAAAATCAATTGGATAACCCTTACGGCTCAGTAAAAGTCGGCCGGTGGGGTGCCCAAGAATAGTTGTATATGGGTTTTCAATGGCAGTAATGAGCCTGGAGGTTGCTTTTTCTTCATCCATACGTAAAATGCTGTGCACAGAAGCAACCACAAAATCGAATGTTTTAAGGATGTCGTCACTATAATCTAGCGAACCATCATATAAAATGTCGCTTTCTATACCTTTAAAAATACGGAATGGCGCCAGTTTTGCATTTAGAGCATCAATTTCCTGATGCTGGGCATAAATGCGTTGTTCATTTAGTCCATTGGCATAAAAGGCAGATTTGGAGTGATCGCACATGCCCAGGTATTCCAGTTTTAGATTTTCTTTACAAAATATGGCCATTTCTTCGAGGGTATGTACGCCGTCACTCCAGGTAGAGTGGTTATGTAAAGTACCTTTCAGGTCTGAATAGGTAATCAGCTGAGGCAATTTATTTGCTTTGGCCAGTTCAATTTCGTCCAGGCCTTCTCTTAGTTCGGGTTCAACAAAGGCTAAGCCTGCTTTTTGGTAAATTTCCTGCTCTGAATTGAAAGGCCCGCTTCCAGCCAATGCCAGGACCTCAGCTACATGCTGCTCATTGCCGGTAAGCTTGAACCATGCCAGATAAAAATCGGCCTTTTGAACAAGCGTAAGCTTTATTTTTAAACCAAAATCACTCGTGGCCAGGTAACTGGTGTCTTCCTGTTCTTCAAATGCGATCGGGGTAAATGAGGTTATTTTCTCTTGAACTTCAGCGGGGCTATCGGCGCCGATGATCAGTTCAATTTCTTTTATGGTTTCCAGGCATCGGCGATAGTCGCCACCAATACCCAGTAATGGATCGCCGCTAACTGTGTTTAACCATACCGCCAGGTCGGCATACAATTGGTTTACAAAGGCTTCAGTTTGCGCATATAGGAACAGGCCTTGCGCTGCCATTTTAAACTCAATGATTTTTTTGATTTCTTCCTGAGTTTTCAGTCCGAATCCTTTGGCTTCAATCAGGCGGTTTTCATTACAGGCATAATAGAGTTCTCCAATGTTTTCTATACCCAGCTCTTTCCAGATGACCACAATTTTTTTAGGGCCAATGCCTTTTATACCCAGCATTTCTACAATGCCTTCAGGTGTTTCGGCAAGGATAGCTTGTAGTTCGGCCATTGTGCCCGTTTGTAGCAACTCCCATACCTTGGCCGATATACTTTTCCCCAGTCCGTCTATCTGGGCTATTTCTTCAAGGCTTTTACCCAGAATAGCATAGGGCAGTTTATCTACTTTAAAAGCTGCATTGGCTACTGATTTAATTTTAAAGGGGTTCTCATTGTGGAGTTCCATCAATTGAGAAAGCAGGCGTAAGGTGCGGGCAATGGTCTTATTTTCCATTAAGAAAATGTTTTTTTACTGTATTTTAATTTCAAACGGCATTCTGGTCTGTATACCTGATCGGGATATAGCAGATTTTATTTGCTGATAGATGGTGTAATTGGCACCAAGCTCTTGTTTGGTGTAATACATTTTAACCTTTTCGGTGGTATTCTCCATCAATGATTTGAAAGGATCCAGCATTTCCGGGTATTCTACCACTTTATAATCTTTTATTTTGGCTTTTTTCGCAGCCGCTACAATGGCATCGTTAAAGTTGCCCGTGCGGTCGGCCAAACCAATTTTAACTGCATCTGTACCCACCCATACTCTTCCGCCACCTACACTGTCAACATAAGCTTTGCTTCTTTTTCGTCCGTCGGCTACGCGGGTAATAAAGCTGTCGTATACACGGTTTACATCGGTCTGAACAATTAGCCGTTCACCAGGTGTCATTGGGCGGTCGGTACTCATAATGTCGGCATATTTGCCGGTTTTAACACCGTCAAAAGTGATTCCCAGTTTTTCGTTGTATAATTTTTGAAGATTCGGGATCACGCCAAACACACCAATAGAGCCGGTTATGGTATTGGGTTGCACAAAAATAGAGTCGGCTGCACAGGCAATGTAGTATCCACCTGAGGCTGCAACATCACCAAATGAGGCGATAACGGGTTTAACTTTTTTGCTGAGCACAATTTCCCGCCAGATCACATCAGAAGCCAATGCACTACCTCCCGGTGAGTTTACTCTTAAAACAATGGCTTTGATACTGCTATCCAAACGGGCCTTTCTAATGGCTCTTGAAATGCGTTCCGAACCAATCTGCTCGTCCGAGCCTTCACCACCGGTAATATCGCCGTTAGCATAAACTACAGCTACTTTGCTGGCTGCGGTATTGTCTTGATCGTCGATCACATTTCTGGCGTATTCGTTGATGGTTACCGTGCTCAGGTTGCTTTTGGTATCTTTCCCGCTTAGCGATTTAAGCTCATCAATAATTTCGTCTTTATATTTCAGCCCATCTACCATTTTATAAGCCAGTGCATCACCAGGCTGTTGAATTTTATATTCATCGGCAATCTGATGAAGAATAGGAGTGCCTATGTTGCGGCTTTTGCCAATACCATCCAGAAAAGTTTCGTACAAACCATTTAAATAGGCAGTTACCTGTTCACGGTTTTTATCGCTCATTTTATCCGTAAAGAAAGGTTCAACTGCACTTTTATAATTTCCAACCCTTACAATCTGTGCTTCAATGCCCAGTTTGTCTAATGCACCTTTAAAAAACATGGTTTCAGAATTCAGGCCTTTAAATTCCAGTGCACCTTCGGGATTTAAGTAAACTTTATCGGCCACCGAAGCCAGGTAATAGGCACCCTGGGTATAAACTTCACTATAGGCGATGATTTTCTTTTTACTGGTTTTAAAATCGATCAGTGCGTCTCTGATTTCGCGCATGGTAGCAAAACCTGCCTGCGGTGCACTTACACTGAGGTAAACACATTTGATATTGTCGTCGGTTTTGGCTTCGCGAAGTGCTTTAATCACATCATTAAAACCTATACTTTTGTTTTTCTCTGAACCTACTACCGGTAGTTTAGAAAAAGGATCTTCTGATGTACGTTCGGTAATAACCTGATCAAGATTCAGAAAAAGTACGGAATTGTTGTTTACACTTACTTTTTCTTCCTTCAGCGAAGATTTTACAATACCTACAATCAGTACGATAAAAAATATTAAAAATAGGGCCAGTGAAATGACTACACCTACAACTGTTGCAAAAACATACTTGAAAAATTCTCTCATGTGCCAGGTAAATATTTATTTTGTAAAGATAAGTAAACGATAATGAGTTTACCCTTTTAATTGGGCTTTATATATGGAATTGGATACTGAAAATGTTTATTTGTTACTGGGAAGTAATTTAGGCGACCGGAACAGGTTGCTTAGGGAGGGGATAAAGTTAATTGAATTGCATATCGGACCTGTTTTCAAAGCTTCCTCAATTTATGAAACCGCTGCCTGGGGTAAGGAAGATCAACCTGCTTTTTTAAACGTTGCGGTAGGGCTTAAAACTTCCCTTAGTCCGGTTGAAGTATTGGAACAGGCTTTGTCAATAGAAAAAGAGTTGGGTAGGGTGCGACATGAAAAATGGGGCCAACGGTTGATTGATATCGATGTTATTTTTTATGGGAACAGGATTGTGGATATAGGAGCAGAGTTGCAAATCCCTCATCCACAGATGCAATACCGGAAGTTTGTGTTGCAGCCACTGTCGGAAATAGCCCCAAAACATGTCCATCCGGTGCTTCAGCTTAATGTATCGGAAATATTAGAAAGATTAAATGATAATTTGTCAGTATCAAAAATATAATTTCATTAGTTTTGTCTATGATGATAAACTTACAAAAAAATAATGAGCCTTTAGATCTCTCTTATTTAAGGGATATGTCTGGGGACAGTGCTGAATTTATCATAGAGATGATAGATATGTTTAAGATGCAAACACCGTTGTATATTTCCGATCTGGGGAAGGCCATTGAGGATCAGGACTGGCCAAGGGTATCTAACTGCGCCCATAAAATAAAGCCCACGTTTGCGTATGTAGGCCGTGAAGATGCAAAAGACCACATGCAGATGATGGAAAACAATGCGAGGGATCTTAAAAATATTGAAGGCCTGCCGTTGGCATTTGAAGAAATCAGTGCTTTTGTCGAAATTCTGTATACCCAGTTAGATGTTGCTAAGGCTGATCTGGAAAAACAGCTTTAAGCTATGTCTTTAATTGTCTGAAATGTATCAGCGATAAGCCGATATATAACACCAGTACAAGCGGAACTGCCGCAAACTTTAAAAATGCAACCAGGAATACTGATAAAATAAGGAAGATATATTTTATTTTATTTTGTGCCCAGCTGGTTGAACTGAATTTGAGTGAAAAAATCTTAATTTCACTAACCAATAGCCAGCTTAACAATACAATTAGTCCAATCAATAGTGGCGCTGATCCAATCCATTCCGGATAGTCTTTTTGAATGAAAGGCAGCGATACAACAAACAATGTGTTCATAGGCGTATTCAATCCTATAAAATCTTCGGTTTGCCGGGTATCTATATTAAATTTGGCTAACCTCAATGCCGAAAACACGGTAATGATAAATCCCAAATAAGGCAAGTATGGCGAGGAATAATTGCTGGCGCTAAGCAACTGAAACATGACTACACCTGGTAAGAAACCAAAACTGACTACGTCGGCCAGTGAATCAAGTTCTTTACCTATAGCCGATTTGACATGAAGCAATCTGGCGACAAATCCATCAAAGAAGTCGAATATACCAGAAAGCAATACAAAATAGGCGGCAGTTTCCAATGCACCATTAAAGGCATAAACGATACCTATACAGCCCGAAAACAGGTTAGCACAGGTGATTGCATTTGGAATATGTTTTTTCATAGCTTGGCAAGTCAGGATGATGATTAATGATAAAGGAGTAAAGATAAAAGATGTTGCTCTTTAATCCTTACTCCTTGGTCTTTTATCTTTTTTCTAAAACTAGCTGTTCATGGAAATCAGGAACTCTTCATTTGATTTGGTGCCTTTTATCTGCGCCTGAACAAACTCCATAGCTTCCTGGGCATTCATGTCGGCCAGGTGGTTACGTAAAATCCAAACACGTTGTAAAGTATCTCTGTCGTGCAACAGATCGTCTCTACGTGTACTTGAAGCCGTAATATCGATAGCAGGGAAAATACGTTTGTTGGACAGTTTACGATCCAACTGAAGCTCCATATTACCTGTACCTTTAAATTCTTCAAAGATCACCTCGTCCATTTTTGATCCGGTATCGGTTAATGCGGTAGCCAATATGGTCAATGAGCCACCTTTTTCGATGTTACGTGCCGCACCAAAGAAACGCTTAGGTTTGTGTAATGCATTGGCATCCACACCACCTGATAATATTTTTCCTGAAGCTGGTGCAGTAGTATTGTAGGCTCTGGCCAATCTGGTGATAGAGTCTAAAAGAATTACCACATCATGACCACATTCAACCAGGCGTTTCGCTTTTTCCAATACAATGTTGGCTATTTTTACGTGGCGCTCGGCCGGTTCATCAAAAGTAGAGGCAATTACTTCAGCTCTTACACTTCTGGCCATGTCGGTTACCTCTTCCGGACGCTCATCGATCAACAGAATGATCAGGTAAACTTCTGGATGGTTTTTAGCGATGGCATTGGCCACTTCTTTCAATAAGTTGGTTTTACCGGTTTTTGGCTGGGCAACAATTAAACCACGCTGACCTTTACCTATTGGCGTAAAAAGGTCGATAATACGTGTCGAATAGTTATTGGTTTCTGTAAACAGATTTAGCCTTTCGGTAGGGAATAGCGGGGTCAGGTAATCAAATGGTACACGGTCTCTCACATCGGCCGGCAGACGGCCATTAATGGTTTCAACCCTAACCAATGGGAAATATTTTTCACCCTCTTTTGGTGGGCGGATACTTCCTTTTACTGTATCTCCGGTTTTTAACCCAAACAATTTAATTTGCGACTGTGATACATAAATATCATCCGGTGAAGAAAGGTAGTTATAATCGGCCGACCTTAAAAAGCCATAACCGTCAGGCATAATTTCCAATACACCTTCGTTGGTAATGGTATTGTCGAAATCCAGATTTGAATAGCTGTTCTCATTTTGTTTGTGATGACCGCTATTGCCCTGATTAGGGTTTTGATTCTGGTTTTTAGGTCTATTGTCTAAAGGTCTTTGTTTTTTATTGTGCTCATTACCTCCCTGGGTATTAGGCTTAACTTCTGCAGGGCTGGCAACGGTACTGTTGTCTGCACCCGGGGCAACAGTTGTTTCTTCTCCTGTTGCAGATGTCGCCTGGCTTTCAAACAGTGTTTCCTGTTTGAAATTTTCTGCAGCGGGTTGCGGATCAAATAAAGACGCTCTGTTAAACGGTCTTTGCATTTTTTCTTCCGTTTCTTTAGGCGCAATACGAATCCTTTTGCGTGCAGGTTTATCTCCCTGCGCATCTTGATTGGTATCGTCAGATGGATTGGTTTTTGCAATTTGTGTTTTCGCATGGCGTTCTTTGGCGGCTACCGGTGCGGCTACTGTTTCAGCCTGTGGTATCTCGGCTGCAACTTCTTTTGCAGGACTTTCTTTAACTGCAGCAGTTTTTGACGAGTCTTTGGCTGCTTTAGTTTTTGCTGCCTTAGCAGGTGCTGCTTTAGGAGCAGCTTCGGCTTCAGCTTGTTGTTCTGTTATCTGGGCAATAATTTCAACAAGTTCAGCTTTACGCAATTCATCAGCATTTAGAATGCCTTGAGTTTTTGCTATCTCACGCAATTCAGCAGTGAGTTTTTCATTTAATTCTGTTTTATTAAACATTTATATGGAAGTAGAGAATTTTTTAAAATGGTATCTAATCATAATTAACTAAAATGAGCTTATTGGTTGAGGGGTAATTATATGTTGTTTTTTTGATGTGATAACACATAATGGAACCAGTTGAACAAAGCAAAAAATGCAGCTATAAAAGGCGTTATAGAACAAAATTTTATGAGATTTTCTGGAATGGTCAGATAAACTTTAGAGAATTATGATGCAATTGTATGTATTTGAAATCTAATCTCCAAGAAAAAGTTAAAATTGTTTATAATTATTTCGATTAAAAGTTTCAGAAAGAGGTATGAAAACGACTGAAAATTGGCATCTTTGCAGAGAAAAAATACCCTCAGATGAATAAAAAACAGCTATTTGAACAAATTAAAAGTAAAAAATCTTTTTTATGTGTTGGCCTTGATCCGGTAATGGAAAACATTCCTCAACACCTGCTCAAATATGATAATCCGGTCCTGGAATTCAATAAACAGATTATTGATGCCACCCAAGACCTTTGTGTGGCTTATAAACCAAATACTGCTTTTTTTGAATCTATGGGTTTAAAAGGTTGGGAAACCCTGATCAAAACCTGGTCATATATTCCTAAGGATATTTTGACTATTGCAGACGCAAAAAGAGGTGATATCGGGAATACTTCTGCCATGTATGCCGATGCCTTTTTTAATGAAGAAAAGTCAGGGATGAGCTTTGATGCCATTACCGTGGCTCCGTATATGGGAAAAGATTCGGTTGGTCCTTTTCTAAATTATGCCGATAAATGGGTTATACTTCTGGCGCTTACTTCCAATGCCGGGCATAGCGATTTTCAGCTGCATCAAACTCCTGAAGGTAAGTTGTATGAAGAGGTAATCCGGATTTCTTCGCAATGGGCAAATAGTGAACAACTGATGTATGTGGTTGGGGCAACAAGGGGAAGTGAATTTGAAAATATCAGAAGGCTTGCGCCGGATAATTTTTTATTGGTGCCAGGGGTAGGGGCTCAGGGTGGAAGTTTGGCTGATGTTTGTGCTTACGGATTAAACAGCGAATGCGGTTTATTGGTGAATTCGGCCAGAGGTATTATTTACGCCAGTAAAGGTGAAGATTTTGCGGAAAAAGCAAGAGAGGAAGCTTTGAAATTACAGCAGGAGATGGAGCAGATCCTGACAGCTGCCCAACTGGTATAAACACCAGTCCGGATTGTATCGACTGATTTTCATCAAGGATTAGGTTTTAAAAAAAAACTTTGCACTGATTGTGGAGAAGTTAATTCGTTTGCCTTAATTTTTGGTAAATGGATTTTAACGAAGATTTTCTACATTTTATCTGGCAGTTCAGATTGTTTAAGGCAGGGCCGCTACGCTGTATCGATGGCGAAACATTACAGGTATTACATCCCGGGATACTAAATCAACACGCCGGACCCGATTTTAGTGGTGCTAAACTAATTATTGATCAAACCAAATGGGTTGGACATGTTGAGATTCATCTCAAATCGTCCGATTGGTTATTGCATCAACACCAAAATGACACGGCTTATGAGGCGGTTATTCTTCATGTGGTATACCGGTACGATGTTCCGATATATCGTAGCGATGGCAGTCGGATACCGGTATTGGCGCTCGATCCGCTGTTTTCCAAACAATTGCTGGTAACCTATAAAGAATTGCTTACTTCAGCGCATCATTTTCCCTGCCAGCAACAAATTGGTAGTGTTGATCCGCTTATTGTTCATTCTTTTTTGTCCAGATTGATTGTGGAACGGCTGGAACAGAAATCGGCGGAGGTTTTTCAAAAGCTTGAACAATACTGTGGCGACTGGGAGCAGACTTTTTATTGTTTTATTGCCCGAAGTTTTGGTTTTAAAGTAAATGCAGTCCCATTTGAGCTGCTGGCCAATGCCTTGCCACAGCATTTTTTTTCTAAACACAAAGATAATCCATTACAAATTGAAGCACTTTTGTTTGGACAGGCGGGTTTTTTGAATCAGGAGTTTACTGAGGTTTACCCCATGCAATTGCAAAGGGAATATGCCTTTTTAAAAAATAAATATCGATTGGTGCCTATGGATTGTAGTTTATGGAAGTTTTTGAGGATGCGCCCGCAAAATTTTCCAACGGTCAGGTTGGCACAGTTTGCAGCCCTGGTCTGCAAATCCAGTCATCTTTTTTCAAAAATACTGTTGGCTGAATCACATGCTGAGCTCCTTGCGCTTTTTGATGAACTTCCGGTAAACGAATACTGGCAAACGCATTATCATTTTAACAAACAAACGCAACAGGTCGTAGTTCAGCCGGGCATGAGATCTTTAAATAACATTATTATTAATGCTGTATGTTTGTTTTTATTTTGTTATGGAAAGTATACCGATCAACCAATATTGATAGAGAGGACGCTTGATTTTCTTGAAAATATGCCCGCCGAACACAATGCTATTGTAGCTCAATATGCCAGTGCAGGCATTAAAATAAACAGTGCTTTTGTTTCGCAGGCAGTACTTCAGTTAAATAAATACTATTGTAATCAAAAAAAATGTTTAAATTGTGGTATAGGAATCAAAATCTTAAGAAAATAGCATGTTCCAGCGGATGGTTACCTTTTTTGAAAAGCAGAGTTTTGGCGTATGTACCTATTTGGCCGAGCGCTTAAATATATCTATCAGTAAAATCAGACTTTTTTTTATTTATGCTTCGTTTCTGGCGGTTGGTTTCCCGATTGTATTTTACATTCTGGCAGCGTTGGTATTGGATGTACGTCACTACATTAAAAAGATCAGGATGCGGGTATGGGATGTTTAATTAAACACTTAGTATCTCTGCAATTTCGTTAAAGCCTTTTTCCCTTGCCAGGTCGGCCGGCAATTTTCCATCTTCCATTTTTACGTCTACTTCGGCTCCATTTTCCAACAATAAGATGATTATTTCAATATCGCCCTGTTGTGCTGCGGCATGCAGTGGAGTAAAACCGGCCTGTTGCGTCACATTTACATTGGCGCCGGCATTAATTAACATTTTTGTAATGTTATGGTTGCCGGAGGCCACGGCCGAGTGAATAGGAAATACATTAAAGCCATTATTTGCAGGTGTATTTACATCTGCACCTCTCAAAATCAGCAGCCGGGTAATTTCTTCATTCCCAAAATATGCTGCCAAACCAAGGGCCGTGAAGCCATCTTTTGAAAAGGTGTTTACCAATGTTGGATGGCGCTCGGTCAAAAAGGCCGTTTCTTCCAGTTTGCCCAGTGCAGAGGCTTCAAACAGGTTAATCTGATTGGAAAATTTAGCTATTAATGCCGCTATTTCAGGTTTTTTGTAATAGCATGCCAGTAGGATTGGGGATATGCCATGACTGGTTTCTTTATCAGCCAGACTGGGATTTTGGGATAAAAGATCAAAAATCTCCTGTCTGTTGCCTGTTTCAATTAGTGTTTCAAGATCCGCCATCATTCCTATTAAATTTCGGTTAAAATTGCTTAAATAATTTTATATAGGCAAATGCGCTTAATTTTTTAAATTGTGTTCATGAATGTTACACACTTTTATCTAAGTTTGTTAATTATTAAAATCAGTAAAAAAAGATGTCGGTAAGGGGAAATCAATTTAAGTCCAATTCATTCAAAAATGAGGCAGGAGACAAGCAAAGCTCA
Encoded proteins:
- a CDS encoding glycosyltransferase family 9 protein → MTRINKILVIRFSAMGDVAMTAPVLKEFIQQYPDTELLVVSRTLFKPFFSDIPSLSFFPFEPKGKHKGFWGLIKLFWALRKQQVTAVADLHNNLRSRIIRFLFLITGIKIAVLNKGRKEKAALTRKEDKQLQQLSLTVIRYANVFKELDFPFQLKNTLAAPHPAALPKENFPFAPLPKTKKWIGVSPFAQHQQKVYPLEKMETVLLALANQGHRLFIFGGSSEEEIIAAKWEKKHSNILSVVKKIKLEDELKLISNLDVMLSMDSSGMHLASLMNIPVVSVWGATHPYAGFLGYGQSIQDAVQSDLYCRPCSVYGNVPCYRGDFACMNNLSETIVINSVLNKLSNGENTSFS
- a CDS encoding DUF4254 domain-containing protein, with the translated sequence MISKLCNKIFGEAINDYHIHNNIDQPIQNPYRISSIEHLLYLKCWIDTVQWHMEDVVRNPDIDPVEGLQWKRRIDASNQERTDVVEYIDSYFLEEYKTVEAKPTAKINSESPAWVVDRLSILALKVYHMREETLRNDASEEHKNLCTQKLNILLNQQADLSNSLDELIQDIENGDKYMKVYKQMKMYNDPSLNPVLYNTNNE
- a CDS encoding helix-hairpin-helix domain-containing protein, which translates into the protein MENKTIARTLRLLSQLMELHNENPFKIKSVANAAFKVDKLPYAILGKSLEEIAQIDGLGKSISAKVWELLQTGTMAELQAILAETPEGIVEMLGIKGIGPKKIVVIWKELGIENIGELYYACNENRLIEAKGFGLKTQEEIKKIIEFKMAAQGLFLYAQTEAFVNQLYADLAVWLNTVSGDPLLGIGGDYRRCLETIKEIELIIGADSPAEVQEKITSFTPIAFEEQEDTSYLATSDFGLKIKLTLVQKADFYLAWFKLTGNEQHVAEVLALAGSGPFNSEQEIYQKAGLAFVEPELREGLDEIELAKANKLPQLITYSDLKGTLHNHSTWSDGVHTLEEMAIFCKENLKLEYLGMCDHSKSAFYANGLNEQRIYAQHQEIDALNAKLAPFRIFKGIESDILYDGSLDYSDDILKTFDFVVASVHSILRMDEEKATSRLITAIENPYTTILGHPTGRLLLSRKGYPIDFKKVIDACAANQVVIEINANPLRLDLDWRWHRYALEKGVLLSINPDAHRKEGFHDMHYGVLIGRKGGLTAKQCLNSFSLHDISQYFGNKK
- the sppA gene encoding signal peptide peptidase SppA encodes the protein MREFFKYVFATVVGVVISLALFLIFFIVLIVGIVKSSLKEEKVSVNNNSVLFLNLDQVITERTSEDPFSKLPVVGSEKNKSIGFNDVIKALREAKTDDNIKCVYLSVSAPQAGFATMREIRDALIDFKTSKKKIIAYSEVYTQGAYYLASVADKVYLNPEGALEFKGLNSETMFFKGALDKLGIEAQIVRVGNYKSAVEPFFTDKMSDKNREQVTAYLNGLYETFLDGIGKSRNIGTPILHQIADEYKIQQPGDALAYKMVDGLKYKDEIIDELKSLSGKDTKSNLSTVTINEYARNVIDDQDNTAASKVAVVYANGDITGGEGSDEQIGSERISRAIRKARLDSSIKAIVLRVNSPGGSALASDVIWREIVLSKKVKPVIASFGDVAASGGYYIACAADSIFVQPNTITGSIGVFGVIPNLQKLYNEKLGITFDGVKTGKYADIMSTDRPMTPGERLIVQTDVNRVYDSFITRVADGRKRSKAYVDSVGGGRVWVGTDAVKIGLADRTGNFNDAIVAAAKKAKIKDYKVVEYPEMLDPFKSLMENTTEKVKMYYTKQELGANYTIYQQIKSAISRSGIQTRMPFEIKIQ
- the folK gene encoding 2-amino-4-hydroxy-6-hydroxymethyldihydropteridine diphosphokinase, with translation MELDTENVYLLLGSNLGDRNRLLREGIKLIELHIGPVFKASSIYETAAWGKEDQPAFLNVAVGLKTSLSPVEVLEQALSIEKELGRVRHEKWGQRLIDIDVIFYGNRIVDIGAELQIPHPQMQYRKFVLQPLSEIAPKHVHPVLQLNVSEILERLNDNLSVSKI
- a CDS encoding Hpt domain-containing protein — protein: MFKMQTPLYISDLGKAIEDQDWPRVSNCAHKIKPTFAYVGREDAKDHMQMMENNARDLKNIEGLPLAFEEISAFVEILYTQLDVAKADLEKQL
- the pssA gene encoding CDP-diacylglycerol--serine O-phosphatidyltransferase, with the protein product MKKHIPNAITCANLFSGCIGIVYAFNGALETAAYFVLLSGIFDFFDGFVARLLHVKSAIGKELDSLADVVSFGFLPGVVMFQLLSASNYSSPYLPYLGFIITVFSALRLAKFNIDTRQTEDFIGLNTPMNTLFVVSLPFIQKDYPEWIGSAPLLIGLIVLLSWLLVSEIKIFSLKFSSTSWAQNKIKYIFLILSVFLVAFLKFAAVPLVLVLYIGLSLIHFRQLKT
- the rho gene encoding transcription termination factor Rho produces the protein MFNKTELNEKLTAELREIAKTQGILNADELRKAELVEIIAQITEQQAEAEAAPKAAPAKAAKTKAAKDSSKTAAVKESPAKEVAAEIPQAETVAAPVAAKERHAKTQIAKTNPSDDTNQDAQGDKPARKRIRIAPKETEEKMQRPFNRASLFDPQPAAENFKQETLFESQATSATGEETTVAPGADNSTVASPAEVKPNTQGGNEHNKKQRPLDNRPKNQNQNPNQGNSGHHKQNENSYSNLDFDNTITNEGVLEIMPDGYGFLRSADYNYLSSPDDIYVSQSQIKLFGLKTGDTVKGSIRPPKEGEKYFPLVRVETINGRLPADVRDRVPFDYLTPLFPTERLNLFTETNNYSTRIIDLFTPIGKGQRGLIVAQPKTGKTNLLKEVANAIAKNHPEVYLIILLIDERPEEVTDMARSVRAEVIASTFDEPAERHVKIANIVLEKAKRLVECGHDVVILLDSITRLARAYNTTAPASGKILSGGVDANALHKPKRFFGAARNIEKGGSLTILATALTDTGSKMDEVIFEEFKGTGNMELQLDRKLSNKRIFPAIDITASSTRRDDLLHDRDTLQRVWILRNHLADMNAQEAMEFVQAQIKGTKSNEEFLISMNS
- the pyrF gene encoding orotidine-5'-phosphate decarboxylase — translated: MNKKQLFEQIKSKKSFLCVGLDPVMENIPQHLLKYDNPVLEFNKQIIDATQDLCVAYKPNTAFFESMGLKGWETLIKTWSYIPKDILTIADAKRGDIGNTSAMYADAFFNEEKSGMSFDAITVAPYMGKDSVGPFLNYADKWVILLALTSNAGHSDFQLHQTPEGKLYEEVIRISSQWANSEQLMYVVGATRGSEFENIRRLAPDNFLLVPGVGAQGGSLADVCAYGLNSECGLLVNSARGIIYASKGEDFAEKAREEALKLQQEMEQILTAAQLV